From the Nostoc sp. PCC 7107 genome, the window ATTGAACCAATCAGGCTCATCACTGTTACGTGTTCTTCTGTTTACTGCCAGTGTTAATCTACACTTAACCTTACCAGAATCAAAATACTTCATGTCTGGGTCGCCACCTACACGACCGATGAGGTGAACTATATTAATAGTCATTTGCTTTACCTTTTAGTACTAACGTACTCATGTATCTTGATTCCCATAATAGCCAATTATGAACTTACTGAAAATGTGTTAAAAAGTTAACAACCTTGCAAGGTATATAAATTTGAGCTATTACTTGGGGAAAACTAAAAAACTGTACGGATATACTGAGTTGGTCTGAGAATATCGAAAACGTGAATGTCTCAATTTTAGTAAGTATGGTCAAAACTAAATCAAAAAATGGCCAACTTTACTAGACTGATGATCAAAAACGTAATAGAATCCAGCACGATTCAATCTAACATTTTTTTATAGTCAAAAATTATTGCAAATAGGGGGCGTAGAGAAGCGTGGGGCTGTTTAGGAACTTTCGCTCATCATGGGATATGGGTATCGACCTTGGTACTGCTAATACCCTTGTTTATGTATCTGGTAAAGGCATTGTACTGCAAGAACCTTCTGTAGTGGCGATCGATCAAATCGAAAAGGTGGCGCTGGCAGTAGGTGAAGATGCCAAAAAAATGCTTGGTCGCACACCGGAAAACGTGATTGCCTTGCGCCCCTTGCGCGATGGGGTAATCGCTGATTTTGATACAGCCGAGTTAATGCTTAAAAGCTTTATTCAGCGAGTTAACGAGGGGCGATCGCTAATTTTACCTCGGATTGTCATTGGCATTCCCAGTGGTGTTACCGGAGTAGAAAGACGGGCAGTTATGGATGCCGCAGTTCAAGCTGGCGCTAGAGAAGTATATTTAATCGATGAGCCAGTAGCAGCAGCCATTGGAGCCGGGCTACCAGTTGCCGAACCCACTGGTAACATGATTATCGATATTGGTGGTGGCACAACAGAAGTTGCTGTGTTGAGCCTTCAGGGTACTGTTATAAGTGAATCAGTCCGCATTGCCGGAGATGAACTCACTGAATCTATTACCCAATACATGAAGAAAGTTCATAACTTGGTCATTGGTGAACGGACTGCGGAAGATATCAAAATTCGTCTTGGTTCAGCCTATCCCACCAACGAAGACAATGAAACCATGATGGAAGTTAGAGGTTTACACTTACTGTCTGGTTTACCGCGAACTGTCACCATCAAAAGCCCAGAAATCCGTGAAAGTATGTTGGAACCGTTATCGATCATTGTCGAAGCGGTGAAGCGGACACTAGAACGAACCCCACCAGAACTAGCATCTGACATCATTGATCGTGGTATTATGCTGGCTGGCGGTGGGGCTTTGCTCAAAGGCATAGACACCCTGATCAGTCATGAAACGGGAATTGTAACTCACATTGCGGCTGATCCTCTCTGCTGTGTTGTGCTGGGAACAGGTCGTGTATTAGAGAACTTTAAACAGTTAGAAAGAGTCTTCAGCGCCCGTTCTCGAAATATGTAGGAAAAAATATGGGATATTGGGTTCTATTTGCCTTGGATTTGGGTTTCATATAAATAGAATCCGATATCTAGTAAAATAGAGAAACAGGTATAAATGGTTACTGTACGTCGTTGGTGGGGTAGTAAAGGGTTACAGATTGCTTCGCTGGCCTTTGTACTAGGTGGTGCTTGGATATTACGACAGACTCAAGGAGCAATGCTGCTGGAAGTTTACCAAGTGGTGACGCATCCTTTACAGATTTTGCAACCTGGGCAAACTCCCGCAGAACGTTTGGAGGAACGCCTCAAAGATGCCCAGTTTATGGAAATGCAAACGCGCATCCAAGAACTGGAAAGCCAAAATCAACAGTTACAGCATCTATTAGGTTATGTGCAGACTGAGCCACCTGCATCACGCCCCTTGCCAGCGCGTGTAGTAGGGCGTAGTGCAGATCATTGGTGGCAACAAGTTACGCTGAATCGCGGCTCAAATTCTGGCATTCAAGAAGGGTTTATTGTCAAGGCAGAAGGTGGATTAGTTGGTTTAGTAGACACTGTCACTCCTAACACTAGCCGCGTTTTACTCATTAGTGACCTGAAAAGTCAAGTGGGTGTGACTATTAGCCGCACCTCCGCTAAGGGAGTTTTGCGGGGCGATTCTTCAGCAGAAGCCGTGTTGGAATTTTACGAAAAAGTTCCGAATGTCAAGGTAGGAGATTTAGTTTCCACTTCAACTTACAGTCAAAAATTCCCATCTGGTTTGGCAGTAGGGCGAATTAAATCTTTAGATTTAAAGAAACTGCCGGCATCAGTGGCGAAGGTTGAACTTTTCCCACCAATTAGGTCATTAGATTGGGTTGCTGTGTATCCAAAATTGACAACCCAACAACCAGAAAAACCACAGTCGGAACAGCAATAACAGGCAAATTAACAACTGCAAAAATCAAAATAATGAAGATACCTTCATTTAACGGTCGTAGACAGAAAAAGCCCAAGGCTGCGGAGCGAAAATCTAAAGCTTATCGCAAACCGATCGCCCGTTGGCATCCGCGTGCAGTTCAACTGTTAGATTTGTCTATCACAGTTGGGTCTGTGCTGTTATGTTTGCTGTTGTTGCCAACGCGCTTTCCTGGCACAGAATTGTTGGGCATTGGGCCGAATTGGCTGTTAATTTGGGTAGTGGCGTGGAGTGTAAAACGCTCTGTGTGGGAAGGAGCAGTAGCAGGTATCGTTTTAGGGCTACTGCAAGATGCTATGACATCACCAGACCCAACTCATGCTTTAACTTTGGGTTTAGTGGGACTGCTGACTGGATTAGTTCAGAAGCAGCGATTTATTCAGGAAGACTTTATTTCTATCGCTTTAATTGTCTTTATCATGGCAATTTTGGCAGAATCAATTTTTGGTTTGCAATTGAGTTTGACTGGCGATCGCAAAGTAGAATACATCTGGGCTTATTACCAACGGGTTGCCCTAGCCTCAGCCATTCTCAGTAGTCTTTGGGCTCCTATAGTTTACTATCCCCTAAATCTTTGGTGGCAAAAGCGCAAAGCGATCGAGCAATAGTTACAGAGGAAATAATTTTGAGTTTAAATTTGGGAGTGAGGAATTATGGGTATATAGCCTAAATTCTCACTCTTTTTAGTTGATGTCATTAGTCAATAATTTCGGTGCAATAGTATTTAAGTATGCACCCCGACAGCGAACAGTAGCTCTGGGATATTACTGTTGAGGTATCAACCCAAGTCGGTGACGTGCAGAATATTAAAATTCTTGCCCAAAATTTATGGATAATTCCCCAGTTGTTGCTCAGGTAGATACATCACTAAATTACACTCAAAAAGATGGGTTGATAGTGCGATCTCCTTTGGTATTTAATTCTCAAACGCAGAACAGTATGAGCAGTGAAGCTGACTTTGACTCCCGGATGATGCAGCGATGCTTGGAACTTGCCCGCCGTGCTTTGGGGCGCACTTCGCCTAATCCGCTGGTGGGGGCGGTTGTAGTCAAAGATGGCGAGATTGTGGGCGAAGGGTTTCATCCCCGTGCGGGTGAACCTCATGCCGAAGTTTTTGCTTTGAGAGCAGCAGGTGTTGGCGCTCGTGGTGCTACAGTTTATGTCAACCTGGAACCTTGTAACCACTATGGGCGTACTCCTCCTTGTTCAGAAGGGTTGATAGAGGCTGGTGTGGCTAAGGTGGTAGTGGGTATGGTTGATCCTAACCCTTTGGTGGCTGGAGGTGGAATTGCTCGTTTACGTGCTGCTGGTGTAGAGGTGTTAGTTGGGGTAGAGAATGAAGCCTGTCAGCAGCTAAATGAAGCTTTTGTGCATCGCATTTTATATAAAAAACCTTTTGGCATTTTGAAATATGCCATGACTTTAGATGGCAAAATTGCCACGACTGCTGGTCATAGTGCGTGGGTGACAAATCAAGCCGCCCGCAGTGAAGTACATCAACTACGGGCGGCTTGTGATGCCATTATTGTGGGTGGTAATACAGTCCGACAAGACAATCCTTTTTTAACTAGCCATCAGGTGGGGGCGCATAATCCTTTACGGGTGGTGATGAGTCGTCAATTCAATTTGCCCGAAAACGCCCGTTTGTGGGATACCCAAGAAGCGCCAACGCTGGTGTTAACTGAAGTTGGAGCCGACCCTGATTTACAAAAAATGTTGCTTAAACACGGCGTGGAGGTTGTGGAATTACCAGCGCTGACACCTGAACAAGCCATGATTCATTTATATGAACGGGGTTTTTGCAGTGTTTTGTGGGAGTGTGGCGGTAATTTAGCTGCAAGTGCGATCGCTCAAGGAGCCGTACAAAAAGTTATGGCCTTTATTGCTCCTAAAATTATTGGCGGTAGTCATGCGCCTACACCTGTAGGTGATTTAGGTTTGACTACCATGACGGAAGCATTGCCCTTAGAACGTGTTCTTTGGCGTGTGGTTGGTTCCGATTGCTTAGTGGAAGGTTATTTGCCTCAATAGTCAATAGTCAATGGTTTTGACCATTGACTATTGACTGTGCCAATTTTAGATTTTAGATTGCCGATTTTAGATTTTTTTGGTTCATGCCCCGTCTCTAGTGGAGCCACTCTCGTGGGCGGGTTTCCCGACTTGAGAGAAGTGGCGTGGCAGAACAAATTCAAAATCAAAAATTTAAAATCCGACGCTCGAAGACTCGCTAACGCTACGCTATCAAGCCCCACACTTTTGTGGTTGGGGTCAATCCAAAATCCAAAATCCAAAATTCTTTGATTTCTTAGTAGTGTCGATCATAAGCAATATCACGTATCAGACTTAGCCGGGATTGAATATAGTCGCCAAGAGAATCAATCTCATGGGAATCCAAGAAAACTTGTGTTGTGGTTTGTTTTACCAACCATTGCACCAAGCTAGAATCATCCAGCTGTAAGAGGGTCATGGTTTGGGCAGTTTCAACCACAGACCAAAGCTGACGCAGAATATTAGGAGTCATCAGACCTCATTGAAGATTAGCCTAGCTGTTTTTAGATTACACAATTTTGGCAGTAACTTATGGCATGAATGTACAAGCTGAGATAAGTATTATTAAAAAATTAATAATGTGATTTATAACTTTATGAATTTTCAGAAATGAACTATTGAATTTATTTGTTAATAAAAATTCACTAATACTAGGTTTGTATCTTCATAATAATTCATTAATGCCATCTACCCCAAGAAATATCTTAATTATTTATAATTTAAAAATGTATTTAATGAACAAAAATAGTTACCAATCCAGATAAATAATCATAATTTTTGTTGAGTAAAAGGGAGATGAAGAGACTGGAGACTAGAGGCTAGTCTCTCATTGATTCTGAATTTATGAAACATATTTGAGTTGTAATGGCTGATCCCAACAATAAATATGTTTACTTACCAATTGACAAATTATTATTCTTCATACTCTACCCAACTATTAGGCGTTTCAGAAACATGAACTTTTAATTGTACATTTGGCGGTAATCGCTTCTTAGTTTCATCGTAAATGTACTTAGCAATCATTTCAGCAGTAGTCTCATATTCAGGAGGCATAACTTCATTTAAAATGCAGTGGTCAAGTCCTCCTTTCGTAGCATCTTGTTTTGCCCAACGTAAAGTTCTAAAATCAGCTACCATAACTGGATGTGAACAAAATTGTGAAGAATGCAGTTGTGTTGAGATGGCTTCGATGCGGACTTCGTAATTATGCCCGTGCATCCGACCACAGGGGCCATCGTAATCTTTGATGTAGTGAGCGCTATTAAAAGAAAATTCTGTTACTACTTTCCATTTGGGCATTTTAATATTACCTCGTAGTCAATTTAGAGATAAATACTGATCTCTTCTGATTACCTTGGTTAATAAATCAGATTTTTATAGTATTGCTTATACCAGTTTAAAAAAAGAATATGAAAAATACAGGTTTAGCTTTGCATTTTAAAGAATTTATCAGGCTTTGCAACTAGGCGATCGCTCTAGCCGTGTTTAGGATTAACAATAGTGCCTGCGGAGTTTGTGGTAAAGCTAGAATTGCAGCTTTACAGTTGCGGGGGTATTCCAAAATTACTTCTGATTTAACCGTTAAGTCTGAGGTTATTTACAGCTTATCTGGGCAGTTGCGATCGCATCAAGATATCTTCAGCACAACTGGCGGGTTACACGCGGCGGTATTTGATGCTGAAGGAACAATGTTGAACTTGCAAGAAGATGTTGGCCGTTACAATGCGTTAGATAAGTTGATTGGTGAGGCTGTACTGAGTGAAGAGTTACCATTCAATCATTATATTGTCATGGTGAGTGGGCGTTTTAGTTTTGAGCTACTGCAAAAATCTTTAGCTGCGGGAGTGCCAATTGTTTTTTCTGTGTCTGCGCCTAGGAGTTTGGCGGTATCTGTAGCTCAAGAATTTGGTATTACTTTAGTAGGATTTTTACGAGGGACACGCTTCAATATTTATACTGGATGGCAGAGAATAATTACAGCATGATATGCTCTTAAAAATCACACTCTTTACTTGATTTTTACGTAATCTTGTTAGAAAAACTAGGATATTTAAATATGAACACGCTTGGTCAAAAGCATAAAGTTAGCTTTACTGTAAATGCGTGCGTTGTTGATACCCCATTCATCGATAAAATACTCCGGAGTATGATGCGTTCTCTGGATTATCCTTTTTGCGAAAGGCTGGTAGCGCTAGATCCTGGTAAGCCATCTGGTAAATACCTAGAACGTCAAACAGGGCAAATAGACGAGTTAAGAACGAAATTAGAGCAACTGCGAACAGAGGGTATTATTAATCGAGTAGATGAAATACTTTGGGATGAAAACTCTCAAAAGTCAGTATTAAAAAAATATTTTGGACGTGATGATATAGATGTCAAGGATTTTGATGGAGCGCCAATTTACCAATATCTTTTTGCTTTGGAACAGTGTACTGCTGATTATATTCTGCATGTAGATTCCGATGTGCTTTTTTGCCAGGATGCAGCAAGAAAGTCTTGGATTGATGAAGCAATTGAAATGTTACAGGCCAACCCATCTGTAGTGATTGCTACTTGCGAAGGCGGCCCTCCACAAGCTCAAAATTTTATAGAAAAATTAATTGGTCGTCCTCTAAAATCTAAACAGCAGCAATTATGGAATAAAGCTCGTAACGTTTCTACACGATATTTTCTCTTAGACCGCCAGCGGCTAGAAAAGAGTGTGTTACCCCTAGTACAGAAGGATACTGGAGAGCCATTAGAGAATTCATTTACACATACTTTTAAAGTTAAAGGTTTTGAACGTTGGTCGATGTGTACTGGTACTTGGGCAATACATCCAGTAGAGCATGGTGAAAATTTTATTCAACATTTAGATGATTTAATTTGGGCTGTAGAAAACAACGTTTATCCTTTAAAACGCAGTGGTAAACGATGGAATATGCACACCGATGGAGATGATATTAAACCTTGGCTGAATGCTATTCATCAAGCTAAGTCTGCCATATCTTAAATTTTGAAATCATACAAGTGGTGGATATGGGTGAGAGTATATTTCTGATAACTCTTGCCCAAACTTGGATTTTTGATCTTAATGTCTGATCAATGTCTAGAGAAATGATTTGCTAAGAGATTTGTAACATCAATTAGCTATAGGAAATGGTTTTGCGATATACTAAGGTATTAGTGGCGATCGCCACAGCTAATTTAGAAAGTTTAGTAAATTTCTATACTCAAGTTTTAAGTGAAAAGCCTATTACTCTGATTCCCAATGTTTATGCAGAGTTTCAATTGATGGGTTTGCGATTGGGGATTTTTCAACCGAAACAAAGTCACGAGTTAGAATTTGAAAACTCAACTAAAAGTAAAATAAGTTTGTGCTTGGAGGTGAGTAATTTAGAAGCGGCGATCGCTCATCTCACAAATTTAGGTTATCCTCCACCTGGCGAAATCTCCATCGCTTCCCACGGACGAGAAATTTATGCCTACGATCCTGATGGTAATCGTCTAATTCTGCATCAAGCTAAATAAGTGCTGAGTGCTGAGATAATGATTACTTTTTCTTTGTCAAAGGACAAAATTTCATACTTCACACTTCATACTTCATACTTTTTATGGCTATCACAAACAACTATAAATTAAACCTGATCCAATGGTATCCGGGTCATATTGCCAAGGCGGAAAAGAATCTCAAAGAACAGCTAAAAATGGTAGATGTAGTATTAGAGGTGCGAGATACGCGGATTCCTTTGGCGACGCACCACCCGCAAATCGGTGAATGGGTGGGAAATAAAACGCGGATTTTAGTATTGAACCGCTTAGATATGATTACACCCCAAGTGCGATCTCTTTGGACAGATTGGTTTAGAAATCAAGGGGAAATGCCTTATTTTACCAATGCTCAACAAGGTCAAGGTGTAACGGCTATTGCGAAAGCCGCCCAAGCTGCGGGAGTCGAACTGAATAAGAAAAGATGCGATCGCGGAATGTTACCTCGTCCTGTCCGGGCGGTGGTGATTGGTTTTCCTAACGTTGGCAAATCAGCTTTAATTAATCGCCTTTTGGGACGGCGCGTGGTTGAAAGTGCAGCACGTCCAGGGGTAACACGTAGCTTACGGTGGGTACGGATATCTGACCAGTTACAATTACTCGATGCTCCTGGTGTCATTCCTTCTCGCTTAGACAACCAAGACGCAGCTTTGAAATTAGCAATTTGCGATGACATTGGTCAAGCATCTTATGATAATCAACTCGTAGCATCCGCATTAGTCGATTTTTTAAACGAAATTCACATTACTGCAAATCATTTGTTACCAGAATCACCGCTACAATCACGTTATGGACTCGACTCCTCACCCTACACAGGAGAATCTTATTTAGAAGCTTTAGCAGAACATCGCTATAACGGAGATGTGGAACGTGCCGCGAGACAACTTTTCACAGATTATCGCAAGGGTTTATTAGGAACAATTCCTTTAGAATTACCACCTAACTTATAAGCAGACATTCCCGGCATTTTTTGAGCGATCGCTATTCACACATCTTGTTAAAATAGCAGCTACATAAACAAAGCGCTCAAAAGGCTTGATTTTACGTTAGTTAACACAGGCGGACTTCTTTTGTTTAGCCGCGAATTCCATTCGTCAGTGCTGGGTGCAAGATATAAGTTCACTTACTTTATGCACACTTTACATGAATGCGATCGCTTTTTGGGTACTTTTTACCACTACTCAGCAGATAATTAAAATACCAAAGTTAGTGGTGGGTTTTCATATACAAGCGATGTCTCCAACGGGCTTTGCCTCCACACAATACATAAATCCTATTTAATTTACTGTAAATAGTTGTCGGAATGTCATTATCAGTGTCATAAAGATAAGGTAAAGGATTTATCCTGGGTATCCTTTATGTTAGAGATGCTTCCCTAGCTTCCAGGATAAATAAATCATACTCATGACTGAACTCACACTGCGCCTACAACAGGGAGAAACAGAAACAACGGTAACAGTGAATCAAGATGAATTCACTATTGGTCGTTTACCAGAATGTGACCTGTACTTACCTTTTGGTGGAGTTTCCCGCAAACATGCACTGTTACGAAAAAAAGCTAATGGTGCGTGGGCTATTGAGGATTTAGGCAGTAAAAATGGTACGCAAGTAAATCAAAGTTTTGTAACCGCAACGCGAGATTTACAGCACGGCGATATTATCTGGTTAGGAAATGTCAGCTTAGTAGTATTGTTGGTAAATCCGGCAATGCAGGTGAAAACTCAACACGCAGAAGTTTCTGATAGCGCGGAACAAAGAACAATTTTACGTAACGTTGAACAGTTGCAACAGCAGTGGATAGCAGCTGACAGTCACGATGATGACATTACTACTAAAAATAAAAGCATTGCCCGCCTCAAAGACTTAGTAGATATTGCGAAAAATTTGTGTGCGGCCGCATCGATAGAAGAGATTTTTTCTCAAGTACAACAAGTAGTTTTTCGTTATCTCGACAGTATTGACCGCTTGGCTTTATTAATTGATGTGAATGGGTGCAATCATTTAGAGTTAGTCAATGCTGGGACAAGAAATGCTGCTGAGAAAAAATATTTAGCAGCTGATGGTAGTTGGATTAGTCGCAGTATTTGTCAAAAAGTATTTGAAGAAAAAGTGGCAATTCAAACTGCTGATACTCACAAAGATGAAAGATTTTCTGGGGAACATAGTATTTTAGTCAAAGGTATTCGCAGTGCAATGGCTGTACCTTTGTGGGATGAAAATAAAGTAGTTGGCGTTCTTTATGCAGATGCCCATCTTTCTTCTTATCATTGGGCAGATGATGGTGAAGAAGAACTCAGCTTTTTTTCGGCTTTAGCAAATTTGGTTGCTTCTAGTGTGCAGCGTTGGTTATTAGTAGAAAAACTCAAAACAGAAGAAGTAATTCGTCATCGGCTAGAACGTTATCATTCTCCCGCAGTTGTGCAGCAGTTAATTTCTGTGGGTGGCTTACCAGATGGGCGTTTACCAACAACTGAAAGTGAGATTAGTATTGTATTTGCAGATTTAGTTGGTTTTACGGCACTTTCGGAGAGATTAACACCAAAAGCGATCGCCCAATTATTAAATAATTTATTTGAAGAAATGCTGCAAGAAGTATTTGGCTACGGTGGCACTTTAGATAAATATATTGGCGATTGTATTATGGCATTTTTTGGCGCTCCCGAACCGCTAGTAGATCATGCAGACCGCGCCACCGCCGCCGCCAAAGGAATGCTCACACGTCTGCAACATCTGAACGCCAAAGGTTTTTGGGAAGAACCTCTACAATTACGCATTGCAATTAATAGTGGTAAGGCTGTCGTTGGTGATGTTGGCAGTTCGCAACGGGTAGACTACACCGCATTGGGCGCTACGATTAACTTAGCAGCGCGGATGGAAGCTGTTTGTCCTCCTGGTGAA encodes:
- a CDS encoding 6-pyruvoyl tetrahydropterin synthase family protein: MPKWKVVTEFSFNSAHYIKDYDGPCGRMHGHNYEVRIEAISTQLHSSQFCSHPVMVADFRTLRWAKQDATKGGLDHCILNEVMPPEYETTAEMIAKYIYDETKKRLPPNVQLKVHVSETPNSWVEYEE
- the mreC gene encoding rod shape-determining protein MreC, whose product is MVTVRRWWGSKGLQIASLAFVLGGAWILRQTQGAMLLEVYQVVTHPLQILQPGQTPAERLEERLKDAQFMEMQTRIQELESQNQQLQHLLGYVQTEPPASRPLPARVVGRSADHWWQQVTLNRGSNSGIQEGFIVKAEGGLVGLVDTVTPNTSRVLLISDLKSQVGVTISRTSAKGVLRGDSSAEAVLEFYEKVPNVKVGDLVSTSTYSQKFPSGLAVGRIKSLDLKKLPASVAKVELFPPIRSLDWVAVYPKLTTQQPEKPQSEQQ
- the mreD gene encoding rod shape-determining protein MreD, translated to MKIPSFNGRRQKKPKAAERKSKAYRKPIARWHPRAVQLLDLSITVGSVLLCLLLLPTRFPGTELLGIGPNWLLIWVVAWSVKRSVWEGAVAGIVLGLLQDAMTSPDPTHALTLGLVGLLTGLVQKQRFIQEDFISIALIVFIMAILAESIFGLQLSLTGDRKVEYIWAYYQRVALASAILSSLWAPIVYYPLNLWWQKRKAIEQ
- a CDS encoding adenylate/guanylate cyclase domain-containing protein — translated: MTELTLRLQQGETETTVTVNQDEFTIGRLPECDLYLPFGGVSRKHALLRKKANGAWAIEDLGSKNGTQVNQSFVTATRDLQHGDIIWLGNVSLVVLLVNPAMQVKTQHAEVSDSAEQRTILRNVEQLQQQWIAADSHDDDITTKNKSIARLKDLVDIAKNLCAAASIEEIFSQVQQVVFRYLDSIDRLALLIDVNGCNHLELVNAGTRNAAEKKYLAADGSWISRSICQKVFEEKVAIQTADTHKDERFSGEHSILVKGIRSAMAVPLWDENKVVGVLYADAHLSSYHWADDGEEELSFFSALANLVASSVQRWLLVEKLKTEEVIRHRLERYHSPAVVQQLISVGGLPDGRLPTTESEISIVFADLVGFTALSERLTPKAIAQLLNNLFEEMLQEVFGYGGTLDKYIGDCIMAFFGAPEPLVDHADRATAAAKGMLTRLQHLNAKGFWEEPLQLRIAINSGKAVVGDVGSSQRVDYTALGATINLAARMEAVCPPGECVISEATYQILTDSSDFQEMGDHRFKGIDRLVKIYQTNMS
- a CDS encoding glycosyltransferase family A protein is translated as MNTLGQKHKVSFTVNACVVDTPFIDKILRSMMRSLDYPFCERLVALDPGKPSGKYLERQTGQIDELRTKLEQLRTEGIINRVDEILWDENSQKSVLKKYFGRDDIDVKDFDGAPIYQYLFALEQCTADYILHVDSDVLFCQDAARKSWIDEAIEMLQANPSVVIATCEGGPPQAQNFIEKLIGRPLKSKQQQLWNKARNVSTRYFLLDRQRLEKSVLPLVQKDTGEPLENSFTHTFKVKGFERWSMCTGTWAIHPVEHGENFIQHLDDLIWAVENNVYPLKRSGKRWNMHTDGDDIKPWLNAIHQAKSAIS
- the ylqF gene encoding ribosome biogenesis GTPase YlqF, with amino-acid sequence MAITNNYKLNLIQWYPGHIAKAEKNLKEQLKMVDVVLEVRDTRIPLATHHPQIGEWVGNKTRILVLNRLDMITPQVRSLWTDWFRNQGEMPYFTNAQQGQGVTAIAKAAQAAGVELNKKRCDRGMLPRPVRAVVIGFPNVGKSALINRLLGRRVVESAARPGVTRSLRWVRISDQLQLLDAPGVIPSRLDNQDAALKLAICDDIGQASYDNQLVASALVDFLNEIHITANHLLPESPLQSRYGLDSSPYTGESYLEALAEHRYNGDVERAARQLFTDYRKGLLGTIPLELPPNL
- a CDS encoding VOC family protein, which produces MVLRYTKVLVAIATANLESLVNFYTQVLSEKPITLIPNVYAEFQLMGLRLGIFQPKQSHELEFENSTKSKISLCLEVSNLEAAIAHLTNLGYPPPGEISIASHGREIYAYDPDGNRLILHQAK
- a CDS encoding formate dehydrogenase accessory sulfurtransferase FdhD, whose amino-acid sequence is MFRINNSACGVCGKARIAALQLRGYSKITSDLTVKSEVIYSLSGQLRSHQDIFSTTGGLHAAVFDAEGTMLNLQEDVGRYNALDKLIGEAVLSEELPFNHYIVMVSGRFSFELLQKSLAAGVPIVFSVSAPRSLAVSVAQEFGITLVGFLRGTRFNIYTGWQRIITA
- the ribD gene encoding bifunctional diaminohydroxyphosphoribosylaminopyrimidine deaminase/5-amino-6-(5-phosphoribosylamino)uracil reductase RibD, producing MDNSPVVAQVDTSLNYTQKDGLIVRSPLVFNSQTQNSMSSEADFDSRMMQRCLELARRALGRTSPNPLVGAVVVKDGEIVGEGFHPRAGEPHAEVFALRAAGVGARGATVYVNLEPCNHYGRTPPCSEGLIEAGVAKVVVGMVDPNPLVAGGGIARLRAAGVEVLVGVENEACQQLNEAFVHRILYKKPFGILKYAMTLDGKIATTAGHSAWVTNQAARSEVHQLRAACDAIIVGGNTVRQDNPFLTSHQVGAHNPLRVVMSRQFNLPENARLWDTQEAPTLVLTEVGADPDLQKMLLKHGVEVVELPALTPEQAMIHLYERGFCSVLWECGGNLAASAIAQGAVQKVMAFIAPKIIGGSHAPTPVGDLGLTTMTEALPLERVLWRVVGSDCLVEGYLPQ
- a CDS encoding rod shape-determining protein → MGIDLGTANTLVYVSGKGIVLQEPSVVAIDQIEKVALAVGEDAKKMLGRTPENVIALRPLRDGVIADFDTAELMLKSFIQRVNEGRSLILPRIVIGIPSGVTGVERRAVMDAAVQAGAREVYLIDEPVAAAIGAGLPVAEPTGNMIIDIGGGTTEVAVLSLQGTVISESVRIAGDELTESITQYMKKVHNLVIGERTAEDIKIRLGSAYPTNEDNETMMEVRGLHLLSGLPRTVTIKSPEIRESMLEPLSIIVEAVKRTLERTPPELASDIIDRGIMLAGGGALLKGIDTLISHETGIVTHIAADPLCCVVLGTGRVLENFKQLERVFSARSRNM